The proteins below are encoded in one region of Syntrophotalea carbinolica DSM 2380:
- a CDS encoding flagellar basal body P-ring protein FlgI produces MLRPIITLLCLTLMLCTAAGPAGATRIKDIARLQGVRSNQLVGYGLVVGLNGSGDSDSTAFTVRSLVNMMERLGVTVDVNDVKVDNVAAVIVTAELPAFSKTGSTIDVLVSSIGDADSLVGGSLLMTPLKGADGKIYAVAQGPLAVGALAFGGKAATVQKNHPTVGRIPGGALVEREVPFRLTPGAELHYQLTNPDFTTVTRMAQAINKHFQKTLARAEDSGSLKITIPEDQQNEPIHFIADLESLNIRPDSMARIVVNEKTGTIVMGEDVRIATVAVSHGNLNLIISENDQVSQPLPFSEGETVVVPDTSMEVSEDNGNLVVMEMGVSIGDVARALNAIGATPRDLIAIFQAIKAAGALHAELVVL; encoded by the coding sequence ATGCTGCGACCTATCATCACCCTGCTCTGTCTCACCCTGATGCTGTGCACCGCCGCCGGACCTGCCGGCGCCACGCGCATCAAGGACATTGCACGCCTGCAGGGGGTGCGCAGCAACCAACTGGTCGGCTACGGCCTGGTGGTCGGACTCAACGGCAGCGGCGACAGCGACAGCACCGCATTTACCGTCCGCTCGCTGGTGAATATGATGGAACGTCTCGGCGTCACGGTGGACGTCAACGACGTCAAGGTCGACAATGTCGCCGCCGTGATCGTTACGGCGGAATTGCCCGCTTTTTCCAAAACCGGATCGACCATCGACGTGCTGGTTTCCTCCATCGGCGATGCCGACAGTCTGGTGGGCGGCAGTCTGCTCATGACCCCCCTGAAGGGCGCTGACGGCAAAATCTACGCCGTCGCCCAGGGACCGCTGGCGGTAGGCGCCCTGGCTTTCGGTGGCAAAGCCGCCACCGTGCAGAAAAACCACCCCACCGTGGGCCGGATCCCCGGCGGCGCTCTGGTCGAACGGGAAGTGCCCTTTCGTCTGACTCCGGGCGCCGAACTGCACTACCAGCTGACCAACCCGGATTTCACCACCGTCACCCGCATGGCCCAAGCCATCAACAAGCATTTCCAAAAGACGCTGGCCCGTGCCGAAGACAGCGGCAGCCTTAAAATCACCATCCCTGAAGACCAGCAAAACGAGCCGATCCATTTTATCGCCGATCTTGAGAGCCTCAACATTCGTCCCGACAGCATGGCCCGCATCGTCGTCAACGAAAAAACCGGTACCATCGTCATGGGTGAAGATGTGCGCATCGCCACCGTTGCCGTATCCCACGGCAACCTCAATCTCATCATCAGCGAAAACGACCAGGTATCCCAGCCCCTGCCCTTTTCCGAGGGGGAAACCGTCGTCGTCCCAGATACCTCCATGGAAGTCAGTGAGGATAACGGCAACCTGGTGGTGATGGAAATGGGCGTCAGTATCGGCGATGTGGCCCGCGCCCTTAATGCCATCGGCGCCACGCCCCGCGACCTTATCGCCATCTTTCAAGCCATCAAGGCAGCCGGCGCGCTGCATGCGGAGTTGGTGGTTCTGTAA
- a CDS encoding flagellar basal body L-ring protein FlgH, with translation MKRSMRTWAVLPILLMLVGCVTQRIVEPQPHSAPIAARQVQPEQPQAPGSLWTEGRGSLFRDNKARRVGDIVTVAIYEQASASKQASTATGRSSSMSAGLTNLFGIEGNIGNLNKFIDPTSLIDTSYENAFDGSGSTSRKEDLVATLTAQVIEELPNGNLCIAGGKTVTVNREDQIILLEGIIRPEDISARNVVSSKHILDAKIAYTGKGVISDKQRPGWMTRVLDHIWPF, from the coding sequence ATGAAACGCTCTATGCGTACCTGGGCTGTCCTGCCGATACTGCTGATGCTGGTCGGCTGCGTGACACAGCGTATCGTTGAACCGCAACCGCACAGCGCGCCTATTGCGGCCCGCCAGGTACAACCGGAACAGCCCCAGGCGCCCGGCTCGCTGTGGACCGAGGGCCGCGGAAGCCTGTTCCGCGACAACAAAGCGCGGCGTGTCGGAGATATCGTGACCGTCGCCATTTACGAACAGGCCAGTGCCAGCAAGCAAGCCAGCACCGCCACCGGACGCTCCAGCAGCATGTCCGCCGGCCTTACCAACCTGTTCGGCATCGAAGGGAACATCGGCAATCTCAACAAATTCATCGACCCGACCAGCCTGATCGATACCAGTTACGAGAACGCATTCGACGGCTCCGGCAGCACCTCGCGCAAAGAGGATCTGGTCGCCACCCTCACCGCGCAGGTGATCGAAGAGTTACCCAACGGCAACCTTTGTATTGCCGGCGGCAAAACGGTGACCGTCAATCGGGAAGATCAGATCATTCTGCTAGAAGGCATCATCCGCCCCGAGGATATTTCCGCGCGTAATGTCGTCAGCTCCAAACATATCCTGGACGCCAAAATCGCCTACACCGGCAAAGGCGTCATCAGCGACAAACAACGCCCAGGCTGGATGACCCGGGTACTCGACCATATCTGGCCGTTTTAA
- a CDS encoding FliA/WhiG family RNA polymerase sigma factor, protein MNPGPAYAPIRADEKDRLIKSHLHMVSFLAERMVSQVPAFMTREDISSAAMVGLVDAANRFKPSMGVLFKTFAEKRMRGAVLDEVRRMDWFSRSLRQKQSRIAKTMEALEKRLGRPPEEHEMAAELEMDLESYRQALGEVSYLGCVSLHETIEDTPDGPTMLDNIEDQNSPSAVEMLENSELTQELARQIDRLTDKERLVVSLYYYEELSQKEIAEVLELSEGRVSQLHSQALIKLKTSIKRSQRTGAGQAFPAR, encoded by the coding sequence ATGAATCCTGGTCCCGCTTACGCCCCTATCAGAGCAGACGAAAAAGATCGCCTGATCAAGAGCCATCTGCACATGGTCAGTTTTCTTGCCGAGCGCATGGTGAGTCAGGTGCCGGCCTTTATGACCCGTGAGGACATTTCCAGTGCCGCCATGGTAGGTCTGGTCGATGCCGCCAACCGCTTCAAGCCCAGCATGGGCGTATTGTTCAAGACCTTTGCCGAAAAGCGCATGCGCGGCGCGGTTCTGGACGAGGTACGCCGCATGGACTGGTTTTCCCGCAGTCTGCGCCAGAAACAATCCCGCATCGCCAAGACCATGGAGGCGCTGGAAAAACGCCTCGGCCGCCCACCGGAAGAACACGAGATGGCCGCGGAACTCGAAATGGATCTGGAAAGTTACCGCCAGGCACTTGGGGAGGTCAGTTACCTCGGTTGCGTCAGCCTGCACGAAACCATCGAGGACACCCCCGACGGACCGACCATGCTGGACAATATCGAGGACCAGAACAGTCCCAGTGCCGTCGAAATGCTCGAAAACAGCGAACTGACGCAGGAGCTGGCCCGCCAGATCGACCGACTGACGGATAAGGAACGTCTGGTGGTCTCCCTCTACTACTATGAGGAATTAAGCCAGAAGGAGATTGCCGAAGTACTGGAACTGTCGGAGGGCCGCGTGTCCCAATTGCACAGTCAGGCCCTGATCAAACTCAAGACCTCCATCAAACGGTCACAACGCACAGGAGCCGGGCAGGCTTTCCCTGCCCGCTGA
- the flgL gene encoding flagellar hook-associated protein FlgL — protein sequence MKTTLTATYRTLQSQISRSTAKMQQYQETAASGIKLNTSSDDPSAVAPVINAQSQIRSGERFQSTVVAATNYLDNQDSTLDQLENLMVQAKELVLAAGNGSLGDGEIAAYGQQMTSLREEAFALANTQVEGKYLFAGFKTDTQPFPDPMDPTDYQGDGNHTELQIGPGQKVVTNLTGAELFGGSDGGLNILALLSDLEQNLGALDTQQALTRLDDLETGADQVRGYRSKMGTTAVRVEEAGVRMQEFTDSMEVKLSGYRDADIIEAYSDLAQQEQALQAALSVTAKISQLSILDYL from the coding sequence ATGAAAACCACCTTGACCGCCACATACCGGACGCTCCAGTCGCAGATAAGTCGTTCGACCGCCAAGATGCAGCAATATCAGGAGACGGCCGCCAGCGGCATCAAACTGAACACCTCTTCGGACGATCCGTCCGCCGTGGCCCCGGTCATCAATGCACAGAGCCAGATCCGTAGCGGCGAACGGTTTCAAAGCACCGTTGTTGCGGCCACCAACTATCTCGACAATCAGGATTCGACCCTGGATCAGCTGGAAAACCTGATGGTGCAAGCCAAGGAACTGGTCCTGGCCGCCGGCAATGGCTCCCTCGGCGATGGGGAAATCGCGGCCTATGGACAGCAGATGACCAGCCTGAGGGAAGAAGCCTTCGCCCTGGCCAACACCCAGGTCGAAGGCAAATATCTGTTTGCAGGCTTCAAGACGGATACCCAACCCTTCCCCGATCCGATGGACCCCACCGACTATCAGGGGGACGGCAACCATACGGAACTGCAGATCGGTCCCGGTCAAAAAGTCGTCACCAATCTCACGGGCGCGGAACTTTTCGGGGGCAGCGACGGTGGCCTCAACATTCTTGCATTGCTTTCCGACCTTGAACAGAACCTCGGCGCCCTGGATACACAGCAGGCCCTTACCCGGCTGGATGATCTGGAAACCGGTGCCGATCAGGTCCGCGGATACCGTAGTAAAATGGGCACCACCGCGGTACGCGTCGAAGAAGCCGGGGTACGCATGCAGGAATTCACCGACAGCATGGAAGTTAAACTTTCCGGCTACCGGGACGCCGACATCATTGAAGCGTACTCCGATCTGGCTCAACAGGAACAGGCCTTGCAAGCAGCCCTGAGTGTGACTGCCAAGATCAGCCAATTGTCCATTCTCGACTACCTCTAA
- a CDS encoding flagellar assembly protein FliW yields MKKTIMTRFGEVEFDPENTVLFVDGLIGFENLRDFIVMPNRKNGPLFWIQSVEEPDLAFVLTDPTNFFLDYKVVPDARERAKLGIGTDDDCHALAVVTVPPDRKVTLNLMAPVLFAPATNRAIQVVLEKSQYKTRHPLPA; encoded by the coding sequence ATGAAAAAAACCATCATGACACGCTTTGGCGAGGTCGAGTTCGATCCGGAAAACACCGTGCTGTTCGTCGATGGGCTGATCGGTTTCGAGAACCTGCGCGACTTCATCGTTATGCCCAACCGCAAAAACGGGCCGCTGTTCTGGATCCAAAGCGTCGAAGAACCGGATCTCGCTTTCGTATTGACCGATCCGACCAACTTTTTCCTCGACTACAAAGTTGTACCGGATGCTCGGGAACGTGCCAAACTCGGCATCGGCACAGATGATGATTGCCATGCCCTGGCCGTCGTCACAGTGCCGCCTGACCGTAAGGTCACCCTTAACCTGATGGCGCCTGTCCTGTTCGCCCCGGCCACCAACCGCGCCATCCAGGTCGTTCTGGAAAAAAGCCAGTACAAAACCCGGCACCCGTTGCCGGCTTAG
- the flgG gene encoding flagellar basal-body rod protein FlgG, which yields MIRALWTSATGMEAQQVNMDVIAHNLANVNSAGFKKSRADFQDILYQTVKVAGSDGSSGVEQPTSIQVGLGSRVAAIQKVFTTGDFQQTGNDLDIAIEGSGFFEITLANGDTAYTRAGAFKKDGTGRIVTSDGYPLSPEIIIPENATQVSIGNYGAVEVLLDGQNTPTQIGTITLTRFSNPAGLNSIGHNLFTETPTTGTPVTGNPGEDGFGSLSQGFLEGSNVSIMEEMVNMIAGQRAYEINSKAIKTADEMLQMTNNLV from the coding sequence ATGATCAGGGCGTTATGGACATCGGCAACCGGTATGGAAGCCCAACAGGTCAACATGGATGTGATCGCCCACAACCTGGCCAACGTCAACAGTGCCGGTTTCAAAAAAAGCCGCGCCGACTTCCAGGACATCCTTTACCAGACCGTCAAAGTGGCCGGATCGGACGGCAGTTCGGGAGTCGAGCAGCCCACCAGCATCCAGGTCGGTCTCGGCTCGCGCGTTGCCGCCATTCAGAAAGTCTTTACCACCGGCGACTTCCAGCAGACGGGAAACGATCTCGATATCGCTATCGAAGGTTCCGGGTTTTTCGAAATCACCCTCGCCAACGGCGATACGGCCTACACCCGCGCCGGCGCCTTTAAAAAAGACGGCACCGGCCGCATAGTAACCTCCGATGGATACCCCCTGTCACCGGAAATCATCATCCCGGAAAACGCCACCCAGGTATCCATAGGCAACTACGGCGCGGTGGAGGTTTTGCTGGACGGGCAAAACACCCCAACCCAGATCGGCACCATCACCTTGACCCGCTTCAGCAATCCGGCCGGTCTCAACTCCATCGGCCACAACCTTTTCACCGAAACCCCGACCACCGGAACGCCGGTTACCGGCAACCCCGGCGAAGACGGTTTCGGTAGCCTATCCCAGGGTTTTCTGGAAGGCTCCAACGTCAGCATTATGGAAGAGATGGTCAACATGATCGCCGGTCAGCGCGCTTATGAAATCAATTCCAAAGCCATCAAGACCGCCGATGAAATGCTGCAGATGACCAACAACCTCGTATAA
- the flgA gene encoding flagellar basal body P-ring formation chaperone FlgA has translation MAFAQRTGLLTVFLLLVTAVPSVFAASQTVKIEQENIRKVLTSYLQTQQKRYPQAQIRLREIQRITPFAIPAGRLRWEVTPSSRRLFDSRRFNLILRSNGTVVKNMTLFADLEALAPVAVAAADLPRGTILQAEDLSMVTMDLAGLRAPCLDAQQMVGKKLRRPVRMGAPFTQTGLETPPLIKRGDMVTITASVGALTVTTRGLAQESGIADETIRVKNIRSKKEIFCRVTAPSAVEVEL, from the coding sequence ATGGCTTTTGCGCAACGAACCGGTTTGCTGACTGTTTTCCTGCTGCTTGTGACGGCGGTGCCTTCGGTATTTGCCGCTTCACAAACCGTTAAGATCGAACAGGAAAACATCCGCAAGGTTCTGACCAGCTACCTGCAAACCCAGCAGAAGCGCTATCCCCAGGCACAGATCCGGCTGCGCGAGATACAGAGGATAACCCCCTTCGCGATCCCCGCCGGGCGTCTGCGCTGGGAGGTCACGCCCTCCAGCAGGCGTTTGTTCGACAGCCGCCGTTTCAACCTCATCCTGCGTTCGAACGGTACCGTGGTCAAGAACATGACCCTGTTTGCCGACCTGGAGGCTTTGGCACCGGTGGCCGTGGCCGCCGCCGACCTGCCCCGAGGCACCATTCTCCAGGCCGAAGACCTGTCCATGGTAACGATGGACCTCGCCGGGCTGCGTGCGCCCTGCCTCGATGCGCAGCAGATGGTCGGCAAAAAATTACGCCGTCCGGTACGCATGGGAGCCCCGTTTACTCAAACCGGTCTGGAGACACCGCCCCTGATCAAACGAGGCGACATGGTCACCATCACAGCCAGCGTGGGAGCCCTGACCGTCACGACCCGCGGTCTGGCACAAGAAAGCGGTATCGCAGACGAAACCATCCGCGTTAAAAATATCCGTTCCAAAAAAGAAATTTTCTGTCGCGTCACCGCACCCTCGGCTGTGGAAGTGGAGTTATAA
- the flgM gene encoding flagellar biosynthesis anti-sigma factor FlgM yields the protein MTIKINGNGFNNIGPIDRVKKTDKAQKGDKAAQNSIDRVQFSSVIAETMRTRETSATSETARAEKLQSLKEQIADGSYSPDSTKVAASLLKFLAENPSK from the coding sequence ATGACCATAAAAATCAACGGCAACGGCTTTAACAACATTGGCCCCATCGACCGGGTCAAAAAAACCGACAAGGCCCAAAAAGGCGACAAGGCCGCGCAAAACAGCATCGACCGGGTGCAGTTTTCCTCGGTGATCGCCGAAACCATGCGTACCCGTGAAACCTCTGCCACGAGCGAAACGGCGCGCGCCGAAAAATTACAGTCGCTGAAAGAGCAGATCGCCGACGGCAGCTACAGCCCGGATTCCACCAAAGTAGCCGCCAGCCTGCTTAAATTCCTGGCCGAAAATCCGTCCAAATGA
- a CDS encoding flagellar biogenesis chaperone FlgN, with amino-acid sequence MMHRNVIEQLLQLHALILQEREHAKALRIEEMLATVREKEQLLAGIDLQQENLDDPQVQELAKTVREENRRNAYLFWAALRWVRDLMGFFGQQTSDTLYGSSAAPRQVTYGGALLSGRI; translated from the coding sequence ATGATGCACCGGAATGTCATCGAGCAGCTGCTGCAGCTGCATGCCCTGATCCTTCAGGAACGCGAGCACGCCAAGGCCTTGCGCATCGAGGAGATGCTTGCCACGGTACGGGAAAAAGAGCAACTCCTCGCCGGCATCGACCTGCAGCAGGAAAACCTGGACGATCCGCAGGTGCAGGAACTGGCCAAAACCGTGCGCGAAGAAAACCGCCGCAACGCCTACCTTTTCTGGGCTGCGCTGCGCTGGGTCAGGGACCTCATGGGCTTTTTCGGACAGCAGACCTCCGATACTCTTTACGGTTCTAGTGCGGCACCCCGCCAGGTGACCTACGGCGGCGCCCTGCTCTCAGGAAGGATCTGA
- a CDS encoding flagellar hook-basal body protein — MNRGTYVALSGALVRQQLMDTISHNLSNNETVGFKKGQSVFKTMLERVQTGEILERVNLAEIEEGFTDFSQGTLSPSGIQTHMAIQGEGFFKVEDEAGNIYYTRQGNLRLDYEGHLINNQGMALLGEDRRPITLTSPDFTVDDDGTITLEDGQKIKIPLYTFDDYSVLTRQGGGQFSVPKGQERDLEILVKDSHIYQGQLERSNVNLMQEMSHMVESTRVFEACQKMLKTYHSIAAEANKLGTLG; from the coding sequence ATGAATCGAGGAACCTACGTCGCCCTGTCGGGAGCCCTGGTACGCCAGCAATTGATGGATACCATAAGCCATAACCTGTCCAACAATGAAACGGTGGGTTTTAAAAAAGGTCAGTCGGTATTCAAAACCATGCTGGAAAGAGTGCAGACCGGCGAAATTCTGGAGCGCGTCAACCTGGCCGAAATCGAGGAAGGCTTTACCGATTTTTCCCAGGGGACGCTGTCACCGTCCGGCATCCAGACCCATATGGCTATACAAGGCGAAGGCTTTTTCAAGGTCGAGGATGAAGCCGGCAACATCTACTATACCCGGCAAGGCAACCTGCGGCTGGATTACGAGGGACACCTGATCAATAACCAGGGCATGGCCCTGCTCGGCGAAGACAGGCGTCCCATCACCTTGACGAGTCCCGATTTCACCGTCGACGACGATGGCACCATCACGCTGGAAGACGGCCAGAAGATCAAGATCCCCCTGTACACCTTCGATGATTACTCTGTACTCACCCGCCAGGGCGGAGGCCAGTTCAGTGTGCCGAAGGGTCAGGAGCGGGACCTGGAAATCCTGGTTAAGGATTCACATATTTACCAGGGCCAACTGGAACGCTCCAACGTCAATCTGATGCAGGAAATGAGTCACATGGTCGAATCGACACGGGTTTTCGAAGCCTGCCAGAAAATGCTCAAGACATACCATTCGATAGCGGCGGAGGCCAACAAACTCGGCACGCTGGGATAG
- a CDS encoding motility associated factor glycosyltransferase family protein, whose protein sequence is MAENFAILSRRWPELARHIEKAADNLPPFTLVEKTDRTLFIDGIHLASAYNRQAEAQLQASMVPDGSPCAHVYGMAIGDLPRILLKRDSIRELTVVVMNCAVAALSLYFFDHRDWLDDPRLTLVAAAPTDRIKEPFAVAPGPLQLACDQASRLRDLVCLELATPFIRKRHRPDNPHLQKRLTENSEFVANDPSFTELTASSRYRTVVVAAAGPTLSDHYAWMKDHKPGPIIAVDAALKPLLQAGIVPEVVVTIDGHADVYDLFFADVDLALLRESALVYFPVVQNQTLQHWPGRRYAAWSKAPIFADLTKRYPRSALFSSGSVIHPAVDLATRLTGENIILAGADFGYPNGQSHVAGCAQAQPVQGSHWVLNSHGERISSIPNLRAYLRDLEGFIAGKNELKFFNASPEGAAILHTELLTELP, encoded by the coding sequence ATGGCGGAGAATTTCGCGATCTTATCCCGCAGATGGCCGGAACTTGCACGGCATATCGAAAAGGCGGCCGACAATCTGCCGCCTTTTACTCTGGTCGAAAAAACCGACCGTACCCTGTTCATCGACGGCATTCATCTCGCGAGTGCATATAATCGGCAAGCCGAAGCGCAGCTTCAGGCCTCGATGGTGCCCGACGGCAGCCCATGCGCTCACGTCTATGGCATGGCCATCGGGGATCTTCCGCGCATCCTTCTGAAGCGAGATAGCATCAGAGAACTTACCGTTGTGGTCATGAACTGCGCCGTTGCCGCGTTGAGTCTGTACTTTTTCGACCATCGCGACTGGCTTGACGATCCGCGACTCACCCTGGTAGCCGCCGCTCCGACCGACCGGATAAAAGAGCCCTTTGCCGTTGCCCCGGGGCCCCTGCAACTGGCCTGTGATCAGGCATCCCGCCTGCGGGACCTGGTGTGCCTGGAGTTGGCCACCCCCTTTATCCGCAAGCGGCACCGGCCGGACAATCCCCATCTGCAAAAACGCCTGACCGAGAATTCGGAGTTTGTCGCCAACGATCCCTCTTTTACGGAATTAACCGCATCCTCACGGTATCGAACCGTGGTCGTAGCCGCCGCCGGTCCGACTCTGAGCGACCATTATGCCTGGATGAAAGACCATAAACCCGGGCCGATTATCGCCGTCGATGCCGCTCTCAAGCCACTGTTGCAGGCCGGCATCGTTCCCGAGGTGGTGGTGACCATCGACGGTCATGCCGATGTCTACGACCTGTTTTTTGCCGATGTCGACCTTGCCCTGCTACGGGAGTCGGCCCTGGTCTATTTCCCGGTAGTGCAAAATCAAACTTTGCAGCACTGGCCCGGGCGTCGCTATGCAGCATGGTCAAAAGCCCCGATATTTGCCGACCTGACAAAGCGATATCCGCGATCAGCCCTGTTCTCTTCCGGCAGCGTCATTCACCCGGCCGTTGACCTCGCTACACGCCTAACCGGAGAAAATATCATTTTGGCCGGCGCCGATTTCGGCTATCCCAACGGACAAAGCCATGTCGCAGGCTGTGCCCAGGCACAACCCGTCCAGGGTAGTCACTGGGTACTTAATAGCCATGGTGAGCGCATTTCTTCCATCCCCAACCTGCGCGCCTATTTAAGGGATCTGGAGGGATTTATCGCCGGGAAAAACGAGTTGAAATTTTTCAATGCGAGTCCTGAAGGTGCGGCAATATTGCATACCGAACTGCTGACGGAGTTACCATGA
- a CDS encoding rod-binding protein — MSNIINPAVALAASGGQMRTVSTGPRNEAESLRKSCQDFEAIMLKSMLKEMRSTIPKDGLLGEGNDQEMFRDLMDQEVAMQMSRTQGIGIAESLYKQLAIKVSGKDED; from the coding sequence ATGTCGAACATCATCAATCCTGCAGTCGCGCTGGCCGCAAGCGGCGGTCAGATGCGCACCGTTTCCACCGGTCCGCGCAACGAAGCCGAAAGCTTGCGCAAAAGCTGCCAGGACTTTGAAGCCATCATGCTGAAAAGCATGCTCAAAGAGATGCGCAGCACAATCCCCAAGGACGGACTGCTGGGTGAAGGCAACGACCAGGAGATGTTCCGCGACCTGATGGATCAGGAAGTGGCCATGCAGATGTCGCGTACCCAAGGCATCGGTATCGCCGAAAGCCTTTACAAACAGCTGGCAATCAAGGTATCGGGAAAAGATGAAGACTGA
- the csrA gene encoding carbon storage regulator CsrA: protein MLVLTRKPGEGIVIGDDIKITFIETKGAGIRIGIEAPSGKKIYRQEIYDRICLENREASQWNLADLDMLTSAMGKKESL from the coding sequence ATGCTGGTTCTGACCAGAAAACCCGGTGAAGGTATCGTCATCGGGGACGACATCAAAATTACCTTCATAGAAACCAAGGGGGCCGGCATCCGTATCGGCATCGAAGCCCCCTCCGGCAAAAAAATCTACCGCCAGGAAATCTACGACCGCATCTGCCTTGAAAACAGGGAGGCCAGCCAGTGGAACCTTGCCGATCTCGATATGCTGACTTCAGCCATGGGGAAGAAGGAGTCGCTATGA
- the flgK gene encoding flagellar hook-associated protein FlgK produces MSGLTDALNLGKTSLATHQTLLDVTGNNIANVNTDGYSRQSVDLGTVPALNFRGFQIGRGVTANNIQRAEDTFLNRQILDKNSGLGEQSAQTTPLAEMETIFNLGNDNLTAKIDQFFDGWEQLSVTPDGSVERDTVLQYGTLLADSFHSMSQDLADLSSQVDEALTSKLAEINQKLAQVADYNQRITTLESTGINANADRDGRDALLEELSFSLGTQSYENNDGNVSVQLPTGLPLISGNRAFSLEATATATGSELQLNLGTTTRPVDANGLGGEFKGLLNLRDQFIPQVQDNLDRLAYTLSTEVNTLHAGGTGLDGSTGQDFFSLSISGGADPWSGAAAGIEVALTASNQVAAGQSSAVGDNTNALLMTELKNAKTMDGAHSFGTFYAKIASDIGLESAQNQLSVTGLEDTMLQLENLRDSKVGVSLEEEMINLIQYQRGFEASAKLLTTVDEMMDTVLSLKR; encoded by the coding sequence ATGAGCGGCCTTACCGATGCCCTGAATCTCGGGAAAACCAGCCTCGCCACGCATCAGACCCTGCTTGACGTAACCGGCAACAATATCGCCAACGTCAACACGGATGGCTACTCCCGCCAGAGCGTCGATTTAGGAACGGTCCCGGCCCTCAACTTCCGCGGCTTTCAAATCGGCCGCGGGGTTACTGCCAACAACATTCAACGGGCCGAAGATACGTTTTTAAACCGCCAGATCCTCGATAAAAACAGCGGCCTCGGCGAGCAGTCGGCCCAAACCACGCCGCTTGCCGAAATGGAAACCATCTTCAATCTCGGTAACGACAATCTGACCGCTAAAATCGATCAGTTCTTCGACGGCTGGGAACAGCTCTCCGTTACTCCCGACGGCAGTGTTGAACGCGATACGGTACTGCAATACGGAACGCTTCTCGCCGACAGCTTTCACAGCATGTCACAGGATCTGGCCGATCTGTCATCTCAAGTGGATGAAGCCCTGACTTCCAAATTGGCTGAAATCAATCAAAAGCTGGCACAGGTCGCCGACTACAATCAGCGCATCACCACCCTCGAAAGCACCGGCATCAACGCCAATGCCGATCGTGACGGACGAGATGCACTGCTCGAAGAACTGTCTTTCAGCCTCGGCACTCAATCCTACGAGAACAACGACGGCAACGTCAGCGTGCAACTGCCGACCGGCTTGCCACTGATCAGCGGCAATCGGGCGTTTTCCCTGGAAGCGACAGCAACCGCCACGGGCTCCGAACTGCAATTGAACCTCGGCACCACCACCCGACCGGTCGACGCCAATGGCCTCGGAGGGGAATTCAAAGGCCTGCTGAACCTGCGGGATCAGTTTATTCCCCAGGTACAGGACAATCTCGACCGGCTGGCCTATACCCTGTCTACGGAAGTCAACACCCTTCATGCCGGCGGCACCGGTCTCGACGGCTCTACCGGCCAGGACTTTTTCAGCCTTTCGATCAGCGGAGGTGCCGATCCCTGGTCCGGAGCAGCAGCCGGTATCGAAGTCGCCCTGACGGCAAGCAACCAGGTGGCCGCGGGGCAATCGTCAGCCGTGGGCGACAACACCAATGCCCTGCTTATGACGGAACTTAAAAACGCCAAGACCATGGATGGCGCGCACAGTTTCGGCACCTTTTACGCCAAGATCGCCTCCGATATCGGCCTGGAAAGCGCGCAGAACCAACTCTCCGTGACCGGCCTGGAAGATACCATGCTGCAACTGGAGAACCTCCGCGACAGCAAGGTCGGGGTCTCCCTGGAAGAAGAGATGATCAACCTGATCCAATACCAGCGGGGATTCGAGGCTTCGGCCAAATTATTGACCACCGTTGATGAGATGATGGATACGGTCCTGAGCCTCAAACGTTAG